One Channa argus isolate prfri chromosome 15, Channa argus male v1.0, whole genome shotgun sequence DNA segment encodes these proteins:
- the prmt1 gene encoding protein arginine N-methyltransferase 1 isoform X1: MAAPTERMEVSQGESSAKPAAEDMTSKDYYFDSYAHFGIHEEMLKDEVRTLTYRNSMFHNKHLFKDKVVLDVGSGTGILSMFAAKAGAKKVIGIECSSISDYAVKIIKANKLDEVVTIIKGKVEEVELPVEGVDIIISEWMGYCLFYESMLNTVIYARDKWLKPDGLIFPDRATLYVTAIEDRQYKDYKIHWWENVYGFDMSCIKEVAIKEPLVDVVDPKQLVSSACLIKEVDIYTVKAEDLTFTSPFCLQVKRNDYIHALVTYFNIEFTRCHKRTGFSTSPESPYTHWKQTVFYLDDYLTVKTGEEIFGTISMKPNVKNNRDLDFTIDIDFKGQLCEMSKTSEYRMR; this comes from the exons ATGGCGGCGCCAACAGAGAGGATGGAG GTTTCTCAGGGGGAGAGCTCAGCCAAGCCTGCAGCTGAGGATATGACATCAAAGGACTACTACTTTGACTCATACGCCCACTTTGGCATCCATGAG GAGATGCTGAAAGATGAGGTGCGCACTCTGACCTACCGCAATTCCATGTTCCACAACAAGCATCTGTTTAAGGATAAGGTGGTGCTAGATGTGGGCAGTGGGACAGGCATCCTCTCCATGTTTGCTGCCAAAGCCGGAGCAAAGAAGGTTATAGGG ATTGAGTGCAGCAGCATCTCAGATTATGCTGTGAAAATCATCAAGGCCAACAAGCTGGATGAGG TTGTGACCATCATTAAAGGGAAGGTGGAGGAGGTAGAGCTGCCTGTGGAGGGAGTAGACATCATTATATCAGAGTGGATGGGCTATTGCCTCTTCTATGAGTCCATGCTCAATACAGTCATTTATGCCAGGGACAAATGGCtg aaaccagACGGGCTAATTTTTCCAGACAGAGCGACCCTCTATGTCACAGCCATTGAAGACAGGCAGTACAAGGACTACAAGATCCACT GGTGGGAAAATGTGTATGGGTTTGACATGTCATGCATCAAGGAGGTGGCAATTAAGGAGCCCCTGGTTGATGTGGTGGACCCCAAGCAGCTGGTCAGCAGCGCTTGTCTGATCAAG gAGGTGGACATCTACACGGTGAAGGCTGAGGACCTGACCTTCACCTCACCATTCTGCCTGCAAGTGAAGAGGAACGACTACATCCACGCTCTGGTCACCTACTTCAACATTGAGTTTACCCGCTGTCACAAGAGGACCGGCTTCTCCACCA GTCCAGAGTCTCCATACACCCACTGGAAGCAGACTGTCTTCTACTTGGATGATTATCTGACTGTTAAGACTGGAGAGGAGATCTTTGGCACCATTAGCATGAAGCCAAATGTCAAGAACAAT AGAGACCTGGACTTCACCATAGACATCGACTTCAAGGGTCAGCTGTGTGAGATGTCAAAGACATCTGAGTACAGGATGCGTTAG
- the prmt1 gene encoding protein arginine N-methyltransferase 1 isoform X2, with translation MAAPTERMEGESSAKPAAEDMTSKDYYFDSYAHFGIHEEMLKDEVRTLTYRNSMFHNKHLFKDKVVLDVGSGTGILSMFAAKAGAKKVIGIECSSISDYAVKIIKANKLDEVVTIIKGKVEEVELPVEGVDIIISEWMGYCLFYESMLNTVIYARDKWLKPDGLIFPDRATLYVTAIEDRQYKDYKIHWWENVYGFDMSCIKEVAIKEPLVDVVDPKQLVSSACLIKEVDIYTVKAEDLTFTSPFCLQVKRNDYIHALVTYFNIEFTRCHKRTGFSTSPESPYTHWKQTVFYLDDYLTVKTGEEIFGTISMKPNVKNNRDLDFTIDIDFKGQLCEMSKTSEYRMR, from the exons ATGGCGGCGCCAACAGAGAGGATGGAG GGGGAGAGCTCAGCCAAGCCTGCAGCTGAGGATATGACATCAAAGGACTACTACTTTGACTCATACGCCCACTTTGGCATCCATGAG GAGATGCTGAAAGATGAGGTGCGCACTCTGACCTACCGCAATTCCATGTTCCACAACAAGCATCTGTTTAAGGATAAGGTGGTGCTAGATGTGGGCAGTGGGACAGGCATCCTCTCCATGTTTGCTGCCAAAGCCGGAGCAAAGAAGGTTATAGGG ATTGAGTGCAGCAGCATCTCAGATTATGCTGTGAAAATCATCAAGGCCAACAAGCTGGATGAGG TTGTGACCATCATTAAAGGGAAGGTGGAGGAGGTAGAGCTGCCTGTGGAGGGAGTAGACATCATTATATCAGAGTGGATGGGCTATTGCCTCTTCTATGAGTCCATGCTCAATACAGTCATTTATGCCAGGGACAAATGGCtg aaaccagACGGGCTAATTTTTCCAGACAGAGCGACCCTCTATGTCACAGCCATTGAAGACAGGCAGTACAAGGACTACAAGATCCACT GGTGGGAAAATGTGTATGGGTTTGACATGTCATGCATCAAGGAGGTGGCAATTAAGGAGCCCCTGGTTGATGTGGTGGACCCCAAGCAGCTGGTCAGCAGCGCTTGTCTGATCAAG gAGGTGGACATCTACACGGTGAAGGCTGAGGACCTGACCTTCACCTCACCATTCTGCCTGCAAGTGAAGAGGAACGACTACATCCACGCTCTGGTCACCTACTTCAACATTGAGTTTACCCGCTGTCACAAGAGGACCGGCTTCTCCACCA GTCCAGAGTCTCCATACACCCACTGGAAGCAGACTGTCTTCTACTTGGATGATTATCTGACTGTTAAGACTGGAGAGGAGATCTTTGGCACCATTAGCATGAAGCCAAATGTCAAGAACAAT AGAGACCTGGACTTCACCATAGACATCGACTTCAAGGGTCAGCTGTGTGAGATGTCAAAGACATCTGAGTACAGGATGCGTTAG